From a region of the Coprococcus comes ATCC 27758 genome:
- a CDS encoding TIM-barrel domain-containing protein: MIRKYRYGTPFDTEALTEKIETTKGVLPYGEISQEEGFVFTYIMDEDDIVYGLGEANRGINKRGYCYISNCTDDPVHTEDKRSLYGAHNFIVVSGKRTFGLFFDYPSKLTFDIGYDREDTLKVSCENADLDIYVLEGENAYDIVKQFRHVIGRSYIPPKFAFGFGQSRWGYTTKEDFRTVAKGYRENHIPIDMIYMDIDYMQSFKDFTVSEENFPDFPEFVQEMNDQSIRLIPIIDAGVKVEPGYEIYEEGVKNNYFCKREDGSDFVAAVWPGDTHFPDMLNPEARKWFGDKYRFLIEQGIEGFWNDMNEPAIFYSSEGLAEAKELAGEFAKDTEGKIHSWEMQDKMLSIANNPEDYKRFYHNVDGKKIRHDKVHNLFGYNMTRAAGEAFERIDPEKRFLMFSRSSYIGMHRYGGIWTGDNKSWWSHILLNLKMLPSLNMCGFLYTGADLGGFGADTTRELLLRFLALGVFTPLMRNHSATGTREQECYQFENIEDFRAVINTRYRLVPYLYSEYMKAVLSDDMYFKPLGFVYPDDKRAIRVEDQLMLGNEIMIAPVYEQNARGRYVYLPEEMKFVKFLPDGSISEEILAKGIHYVDVASNEVPLFIRNGKCIPVAEAAECVKDIDTEHLQLIGYENSSYTMYEDDGIRKDYDKKENYRVFTN; encoded by the coding sequence ATGATTAGAAAATATAGATATGGAACTCCGTTTGATACGGAGGCACTGACTGAAAAGATTGAAACAACTAAGGGCGTTCTCCCGTATGGAGAGATCAGTCAGGAGGAAGGATTTGTTTTTACTTATATCATGGATGAAGATGACATTGTCTATGGTCTGGGTGAAGCCAATCGTGGAATCAACAAGAGAGGGTACTGTTATATCAGTAATTGTACAGATGATCCGGTACACACAGAGGACAAGCGTTCTCTGTACGGAGCCCACAACTTCATTGTTGTGAGCGGAAAGAGGACGTTTGGATTATTTTTCGACTATCCCTCAAAACTGACCTTTGATATTGGATATGACAGAGAGGATACCCTTAAGGTATCTTGCGAAAATGCTGACTTGGATATCTACGTGCTTGAAGGTGAGAATGCTTATGATATCGTAAAACAGTTCCGCCACGTAATCGGACGCAGCTATATCCCACCGAAGTTTGCCTTTGGTTTCGGACAGAGCCGCTGGGGTTATACGACGAAAGAAGATTTCCGTACTGTCGCAAAAGGATATCGGGAGAATCATATTCCGATCGACATGATTTACATGGATATTGACTATATGCAGTCATTTAAAGATTTCACAGTGAGTGAAGAGAATTTCCCGGATTTTCCGGAATTCGTACAGGAAATGAATGACCAGAGTATTCGCCTGATTCCGATCATTGATGCCGGTGTCAAGGTTGAGCCGGGATATGAGATTTACGAGGAAGGTGTCAAAAACAACTATTTCTGCAAGAGAGAAGACGGAAGTGATTTCGTTGCAGCTGTATGGCCGGGAGATACCCATTTTCCGGATATGCTGAATCCGGAAGCCAGAAAATGGTTTGGGGACAAATATCGTTTTCTGATCGAACAGGGAATAGAAGGTTTCTGGAATGATATGAATGAGCCTGCGATCTTTTATTCTTCCGAAGGCCTTGCAGAGGCAAAAGAACTTGCCGGAGAGTTTGCAAAGGATACCGAAGGCAAGATCCATTCCTGGGAAATGCAGGACAAGATGCTCAGTATTGCAAATAATCCGGAAGACTATAAAAGATTTTATCACAATGTGGATGGCAAAAAGATCCGCCATGACAAAGTACATAATCTTTTTGGCTATAATATGACAAGAGCGGCCGGAGAAGCGTTTGAACGCATTGACCCGGAAAAACGTTTTCTGATGTTTTCCAGATCTTCTTACATCGGAATGCATCGTTATGGAGGAATCTGGACCGGAGATAATAAATCCTGGTGGTCACATATCCTTCTTAACCTGAAGATGCTGCCGTCTCTGAACATGTGTGGTTTCCTGTATACAGGTGCTGACCTTGGAGGTTTTGGTGCTGATACAACAAGAGAATTGCTGCTTCGTTTTCTCGCACTTGGTGTATTTACACCACTGATGCGTAATCATTCGGCGACGGGAACAAGAGAGCAGGAGTGTTATCAATTCGAAAATATCGAGGATTTCCGTGCTGTCATTAACACTAGATATCGTCTTGTGCCGTATCTGTACAGCGAGTACATGAAAGCTGTGCTGAGTGATGACATGTATTTTAAGCCGTTAGGGTTTGTTTATCCGGATGACAAGAGAGCAATCCGAGTAGAGGATCAGCTGATGCTCGGAAACGAGATTATGATTGCTCCGGTTTACGAGCAGAACGCAAGAGGCCGTTATGTTTATCTGCCGGAAGAAATGAAATTTGTCAAGTTTCTGCCGGATGGAAGCATTTCGGAAGAGATTCTCGCGAAAGGTATCCATTATGTAGATGTGGCATCAAATGAAGTACCGCTCTTCATTCGAAATGGTAAATGTATCCCGGTTGCAGAAGCGGCAGAGTGTGTGAAGGATATTGATACCGAACATCTGCAGCTTATCGGATACGAAAACAGTAGTTATACCATGTATGAGGATGACGGGATCCGCAAAGATTACGATAAAAAAGAGAATTACCGAGTATTCACAAATTAA
- a CDS encoding glycoside hydrolase family 13 protein, translating to MEKKWWKESVVYQIYPKSFKDSNGDGVGDIRGIIQKLDYLKELGVNVLWISPMLESPQDDNGYDISDYRRIYEEYGTMEDYEELLCEAHKRSIRILMDLVVNHTSDEHNWFIESRKSKDNPYRDYYIWKDPVNGKEPNNWGGAFGGSAWEYDPQTQMYYLHLFSKKQPDLNWENEKVRQEVYDMMKFWCEKGIDGFRMDVISMISKDQRFPDGEMNNGLYGDFGPYCVHGPRIHEFLQEMNQKVLSKYDIMTVGETAGVTIEEAQKYAGDDRNELNMVFQFEHVESGCGDYGKWTTAKYDFKEFKNIMIKWQEELQGKAWNSLFLGNHDQPRSVSRFGNDNPVYRETSAKMLATCIHMMQGTPYVYQGEELGMTNIYFDKLEDYRDIESINYFEEFTESGLMTPEHMMKCLMLRSRDNARTPMQWDDSKQAGFTEGEPWIKVNPNYKKINAAQQLEDPDSVFHYYQKLIRLRKEKDIIVYGEFEPLYREDEQIFAYTRKQDQEKLLTVCNFSDKNAEVEVPEEFKGAECLITNLGRKEFEGKIVLNPYEAFVLYYKH from the coding sequence ATGGAGAAAAAATGGTGGAAAGAAAGTGTAGTATATCAGATATATCCAAAGAGTTTTAAAGACAGTAACGGTGATGGTGTGGGAGATATCAGAGGAATCATACAGAAACTGGATTACCTCAAAGAACTTGGGGTAAATGTATTGTGGATTTCTCCGATGCTGGAATCTCCTCAGGACGATAATGGTTACGATATTTCTGATTACCGCAGAATTTATGAAGAATATGGAACGATGGAGGATTACGAGGAATTGTTGTGTGAAGCACACAAAAGATCCATCAGGATTCTGATGGATCTCGTAGTCAACCATACTTCAGATGAACATAACTGGTTTATTGAAAGCAGAAAATCAAAAGATAATCCATATCGTGATTATTATATCTGGAAAGATCCGGTAAACGGAAAAGAACCTAATAACTGGGGCGGAGCATTTGGCGGTTCTGCATGGGAATATGATCCGCAAACTCAGATGTATTATCTGCATCTGTTTTCAAAAAAACAACCGGATCTCAATTGGGAAAATGAAAAAGTACGCCAGGAAGTTTATGACATGATGAAATTCTGGTGTGAAAAAGGAATCGATGGCTTCCGAATGGATGTTATCAGTATGATTTCCAAAGATCAGAGATTTCCGGACGGAGAAATGAATAACGGTCTTTATGGAGACTTTGGACCATATTGTGTACATGGTCCAAGGATTCACGAATTCCTTCAGGAAATGAATCAAAAAGTTCTTTCAAAATATGATATCATGACAGTCGGTGAGACCGCAGGAGTCACAATAGAAGAAGCACAGAAATATGCGGGTGATGACCGAAATGAATTGAACATGGTATTCCAATTCGAGCATGTGGAGAGTGGATGCGGAGATTATGGAAAGTGGACGACTGCAAAATATGACTTCAAAGAGTTCAAAAATATTATGATCAAATGGCAGGAAGAACTTCAGGGTAAGGCGTGGAACAGTTTGTTTTTAGGTAATCATGATCAACCGAGAAGTGTCAGCCGTTTTGGAAATGACAATCCGGTATACAGAGAAACCTCCGCAAAAATGCTGGCGACCTGTATTCATATGATGCAGGGAACGCCATATGTATATCAGGGTGAAGAGCTTGGTATGACAAACATTTACTTTGACAAACTGGAAGATTACCGTGATATTGAAAGTATTAATTACTTTGAAGAGTTTACGGAATCAGGTCTTATGACTCCGGAACACATGATGAAATGTCTGATGCTGAGAAGCCGTGACAATGCGAGAACTCCGATGCAGTGGGACGACAGTAAACAGGCCGGATTCACAGAGGGCGAGCCGTGGATCAAAGTGAATCCGAACTACAAGAAGATCAATGCGGCACAGCAGCTTGAAGATCCGGATTCTGTTTTCCACTACTATCAGAAACTGATCCGATTGCGTAAAGAAAAAGACATTATTGTTTATGGTGAATTTGAACCTCTTTACCGTGAGGATGAACAGATTTTTGCGTACACAAGAAAACAGGATCAGGAAAAGCTTCTGACTGTCTGCAACTTCAGCGATAAGAATGCAGAAGTAGAAGTGCCGGAAGAATTTAAAGGCGCAGAGTGTCTGATCACAAACCTTGGAAGAAAAGAATTTGAAGGAAAAATTGTTCTGAATCCATATGAAGCATTTGTACTATATTATAAACACTAG
- a CDS encoding LacI family DNA-binding transcriptional regulator: protein MIRLQDIAEMAGVSRTTVSNVINGNTKRVSQKTIDKITTILKEQNYVPHMGSVMLSGHGSRIIGVVLGFSYAHGMQSLQDPFVGELIGTIQMETEENGYYVMLIGGESIQNVVDIASKWNVEGLLILGYNEEQYRSLSRRLNKKMILIDAYPEGAYTFQNVGIDDYSGGYQIGEYLYSCGYKKALFVAETERDSDYYRWMGFKQAMEKSGGFCSRSRYIIIPGEKRLRLRKYRELLPRFLEAKALAFSSDYNAIEAINFFFDEGIMVPDQISVTGYDDSVYANMVRPKLTTVHQDVPQKAHVALKRLLKLIQGETLDELNIKNPVYLVKRDSVRE from the coding sequence ATGATTCGGCTTCAGGATATTGCAGAAATGGCAGGCGTCAGCCGTACTACGGTATCTAATGTTATAAATGGCAATACCAAAAGAGTTTCCCAGAAAACGATTGATAAAATCACGACTATTCTTAAAGAACAGAACTATGTTCCGCATATGGGTTCCGTGATGCTTTCCGGCCATGGTTCCAGAATTATAGGTGTAGTACTCGGATTTTCTTATGCCCATGGTATGCAGTCACTTCAGGATCCATTTGTGGGAGAACTGATCGGAACGATTCAGATGGAAACGGAAGAAAATGGATATTATGTTATGCTTATTGGCGGTGAAAGTATTCAGAATGTAGTGGATATTGCCTCAAAATGGAATGTAGAGGGATTGCTTATCCTTGGCTACAATGAAGAACAGTATCGCAGTCTTTCGCGCAGATTAAACAAGAAAATGATTCTGATCGATGCTTATCCGGAAGGTGCTTATACGTTCCAGAATGTCGGTATAGATGATTATTCGGGAGGGTATCAGATCGGAGAATACCTGTATTCCTGTGGATATAAGAAAGCATTGTTTGTTGCGGAAACGGAGAGAGACAGTGATTACTATCGGTGGATGGGATTCAAACAGGCGATGGAAAAATCGGGGGGATTCTGCAGTCGCTCCCGATATATAATTATTCCGGGTGAAAAAAGATTGCGTCTCAGAAAATACAGAGAGCTTCTCCCACGTTTTTTAGAAGCAAAAGCACTTGCGTTTTCCTCAGATTATAATGCGATAGAAGCGATAAATTTCTTTTTTGATGAAGGCATCATGGTTCCGGATCAGATTTCTGTTACAGGATATGATGACAGTGTCTACGCAAATATGGTTCGACCGAAACTGACAACGGTTCATCAGGATGTTCCGCAAAAGGCGCATGTGGCGCTGAAACGTCTGCTGAAATTAATTCAGGGAGAGACACTGGACGAATTAAATATAAAAAATCCAGTCTATCTGGTAAAGAGGGATTCTGTCAGGGAATGA
- a CDS encoding ATP-binding protein — MKITELILKNFGRFTNKQILLTDGINIIYGENESGKTTLHTFLKGMLFGMERKRGRAAATDTFRTYEPWENPNFYAGILRFTCGGRKFLLERNFDRYAKGGSLICEDDGEELSLEHGDLEILLGGMTESDYENTVSVGQLRVQTGEILAAELKNYAANYYATGNSEIDLEGALVLLKERKKELEKEEREKRQLISEKKERAEMEASYVWRDLHQLENEAEQLKRSCEEKRREWESWVNEDKKRKKREEAAGYFAGWRIHPLEAVSMLGAFFVTFLLFHKPWNFLVAIVVALAEGLYVWNCLKDGKKKKKARLQEIKEQGISLKADYERQKGKLAKVQETYHEKEVLYENLQERVGEFDEMNSEEIERLKNKQGVELAMEQLTRLAAQMQSRTSDLMNTEVSAIMDAITDGKYNRLWVDENLHVQLMSNGKKISMDQVSRGTLEQIYFAIRMAATKILHEEECPVILDDAFGYYDDSRLVQTLRWLKDSKRQVIIFSCQKREMEMLEKMGCEYHKVML; from the coding sequence ATGAAGATAACAGAACTGATCCTGAAGAATTTCGGTAGGTTCACGAATAAGCAGATCCTGCTTACGGATGGGATCAATATTATTTACGGAGAAAACGAATCGGGAAAAACAACGCTGCATACCTTTCTGAAAGGAATGCTTTTTGGAATGGAAAGAAAGCGCGGACGTGCTGCCGCAACAGATACATTCCGTACCTATGAGCCTTGGGAGAATCCAAACTTTTATGCGGGAATCCTGCGGTTTACCTGTGGCGGTCGAAAATTCCTGCTGGAGCGAAATTTCGATCGGTATGCGAAAGGTGGCTCTCTGATCTGTGAAGATGATGGAGAAGAATTGTCACTTGAGCATGGGGATCTGGAAATTCTGTTAGGTGGTATGACAGAAAGTGACTATGAAAATACAGTTTCGGTAGGACAGCTCCGGGTACAGACCGGGGAAATACTGGCGGCGGAGCTGAAGAATTATGCGGCAAATTATTATGCAACCGGGAACAGCGAGATTGACCTCGAAGGGGCGCTTGTCCTTTTAAAAGAGCGGAAGAAAGAGCTGGAAAAAGAAGAACGTGAAAAGAGGCAGCTGATCAGCGAAAAGAAAGAGCGGGCAGAGATGGAGGCATCCTATGTCTGGCGGGATCTGCATCAGTTAGAAAATGAAGCGGAACAGCTGAAAAGAAGCTGTGAAGAGAAACGCAGAGAATGGGAAAGCTGGGTAAATGAAGATAAAAAGCGGAAGAAACGGGAAGAGGCAGCAGGATATTTTGCCGGGTGGAGGATTCATCCACTGGAGGCAGTGAGTATGCTGGGGGCATTTTTTGTGACTTTTCTGCTTTTTCATAAGCCGTGGAATTTTCTTGTGGCAATCGTGGTGGCACTGGCTGAAGGGCTGTATGTCTGGAATTGTCTGAAAGATGGAAAGAAGAAAAAGAAAGCCAGATTACAGGAGATAAAAGAACAGGGTATTTCTCTCAAGGCAGATTATGAGAGGCAGAAAGGAAAGCTTGCAAAAGTACAGGAAACCTATCATGAAAAAGAAGTGTTGTATGAAAATCTGCAGGAACGAGTCGGCGAGTTCGATGAAATGAACAGTGAAGAGATAGAGCGATTAAAAAACAAGCAGGGTGTTGAACTTGCTATGGAACAGCTGACCAGACTTGCCGCACAGATGCAGAGCCGGACAAGCGATCTTATGAATACAGAAGTATCTGCAATCATGGATGCCATCACAGATGGGAAATATAACAGACTCTGGGTAGATGAAAATCTGCATGTGCAGCTTATGAGTAATGGGAAAAAGATATCCATGGATCAGGTAAGCCGTGGAACGCTGGAACAGATTTATTTTGCAATCCGGATGGCCGCAACAAAAATTCTCCACGAGGAAGAATGTCCGGTGATCCTAGATGATGCATTCGGCTATTATGACGACAGTAGACTTGTGCAGACCCTTCGCTGGCTGAAAGACAGTAAGCGGCAGGTAATTATATTCAGCTGTCAGAAGCGGGAGATGGAAATGCTGGAAAAGATGGGATGTGAATATCATAAGGTGATGTTGTAA
- a CDS encoding metallophosphoesterase family protein yields the protein MKFIHTADIHLGAEPDAGSSYTAKRPEELWNSFERLLNICEEEQTDLLLIAGDLFHRQPLLRELKELDYLFSRLTHTQVVLMAGNHDYLKSTSYYRNYKWQGPVHMFLSQKPACMEFKELGVRIYGLSYEEREITEPLYEKILPEKRESASILLAHGGDEKHIPFRKNELLKLGYDYIALGHIHLPAELAEDRMYYAGSLEPTDKNDTGKHGYIKGEIKNGRTRTEFIPFASREYVHMEVEAGREMTGREMKEKISLAIRERGIQNIYKIILRGFRDPDMIYDTDRMDSYGNIVEILDETKPAYDYKKLKKQNTGNLLGWYIESFAEAKDDSVESIALAEGVQAMLEAKGSKL from the coding sequence ATGAAATTCATACACACAGCGGACATTCATCTGGGGGCAGAGCCGGACGCAGGAAGTTCTTACACCGCAAAGCGGCCGGAAGAACTGTGGAATAGCTTTGAGCGTCTTTTAAATATCTGTGAAGAAGAACAGACAGATCTTCTTCTGATCGCAGGGGATCTGTTTCACAGACAGCCGCTTTTAAGAGAGCTGAAGGAACTGGATTATTTATTTTCCAGACTGACACATACACAGGTCGTGCTGATGGCGGGCAACCATGATTACCTGAAAAGTACGTCCTATTACCGGAATTATAAATGGCAGGGACCGGTGCACATGTTTTTGTCTCAGAAACCTGCCTGTATGGAATTTAAAGAGCTTGGGGTCCGCATATACGGACTCAGCTATGAGGAACGGGAAATCACAGAACCGCTTTATGAGAAAATCCTTCCGGAAAAAAGAGAATCCGCATCCATCCTTCTGGCCCATGGCGGCGATGAAAAGCATATCCCGTTCCGAAAGAACGAATTACTGAAGCTGGGATATGATTATATTGCTCTTGGGCACATTCATCTTCCGGCAGAGCTTGCAGAGGACCGGATGTATTACGCAGGATCCCTAGAGCCTACAGATAAAAATGACACCGGGAAGCATGGTTATATCAAAGGGGAGATTAAAAATGGAAGAACCCGGACGGAATTTATTCCTTTTGCATCCAGAGAATATGTGCATATGGAAGTAGAAGCAGGAAGAGAGATGACCGGACGGGAAATGAAAGAAAAAATTTCCCTTGCCATACGGGAAAGAGGTATACAGAACATTTATAAAATCATTCTGCGGGGATTTCGGGATCCGGATATGATCTATGATACCGACCGGATGGATTCCTATGGAAATATTGTCGAAATCCTGGATGAAACAAAGCCGGCATATGATTATAAAAAGTTGAAAAAACAAAATACAGGAAATCTTCTGGGCTGGTACATAGAAAGTTTTGCAGAAGCAAAGGATGACAGTGTGGAGTCAATCGCATTGGCTGAGGGAGTACAGGCCATGCTGGAGGCAAAGGGGAGCAAATTATGA
- a CDS encoding sensor histidine kinase — protein MKNNYRKLKLSILLQTVFITALTVLVGRFILEYFIDGIYNDSFANGFLRILEAFHVSEETATSLYWQWIGNNKVFFMILGFLLLFSLFFYVALSKMTRYLEQVEDGIENIISASDQPIRLITELKPIEDRLNEIKETLRSQEEEAEKLEQRKNDVLLFLAHDLKTPLTSVVAYLSMLDSHPEMPAEERAKYTQISLEKANRLGDLLKEFFESIKLNLQDIELDKVDIDLTMMLEQIADELYGVLQEKMLTCKVEAEEEILIEGDPDKLARVFDNILRNAIAYCREKSVLLIQAAKEKNQVRICFENEGDTIPEESLKRIFDKFYRADASRSSSTGGAGLGLAIAKEIVELHKGQITAESSGGKTRFIVTLPLKGGVESNEIHTHSGHSSGGRAGRRKFLHRKAAGRTVE, from the coding sequence TTGAAGAATAATTACAGAAAATTAAAACTGAGCATATTGCTTCAGACGGTTTTTATTACGGCCCTGACGGTGCTGGTTGGCAGATTTATTCTGGAGTATTTTATCGATGGTATTTATAATGACAGCTTTGCCAATGGCTTTTTGCGAATATTGGAAGCTTTTCATGTGAGTGAAGAGACCGCAACATCTTTGTATTGGCAGTGGATCGGCAATAATAAAGTGTTCTTTATGATCCTCGGTTTTTTACTTTTATTTTCGTTGTTTTTTTATGTGGCACTTTCAAAAATGACGCGTTATCTGGAACAGGTAGAAGATGGGATTGAAAATATTATTTCTGCGTCTGACCAGCCAATCCGGCTGATTACAGAGTTAAAACCAATCGAGGATCGTCTCAATGAGATTAAAGAGACATTAAGGAGTCAGGAGGAAGAGGCAGAAAAGCTTGAGCAGAGGAAAAATGATGTCCTGCTTTTTCTGGCACATGATTTAAAAACACCGCTTACTTCTGTGGTAGCGTATCTGAGTATGCTGGACTCCCATCCAGAGATGCCGGCAGAGGAGCGCGCCAAATATACGCAGATATCTCTGGAGAAGGCGAATCGACTGGGGGATCTTTTGAAAGAGTTTTTTGAAAGTATAAAGCTGAATCTGCAGGATATTGAACTGGATAAGGTGGATATTGATCTGACCATGATGCTGGAACAGATTGCAGACGAACTCTATGGGGTACTTCAGGAGAAGATGCTGACCTGCAAGGTGGAAGCAGAGGAAGAGATCCTGATCGAGGGAGATCCGGATAAGCTTGCCAGGGTTTTTGATAATATTCTGCGAAATGCCATAGCATACTGCCGGGAGAAAAGTGTGCTTCTGATCCAGGCTGCCAAGGAGAAGAACCAGGTAAGAATCTGTTTTGAAAATGAAGGAGATACGATACCGGAAGAGAGCCTGAAGAGGATCTTTGATAAATTTTATCGCGCGGATGCGTCGAGATCCAGCAGTACCGGAGGAGCAGGACTGGGGCTTGCCATTGCAAAAGAGATTGTAGAGCTGCACAAGGGACAGATCACTGCCGAGAGCAGTGGGGGAAAGACACGTTTTATCGTGACACTTCCCCTTAAAGGAGGAGTAGAAAGTAATGAAATTCATACACACAGCGGACATTCATCTGGGGGCAGAGCCGGACGCAGGAAGTTCTTACACCGCAAAGCGGCCGGAAGAACTGTGGAATAG
- the vanR gene encoding VanR-ABDEGLN family response regulator transcription factor gives MNILVVDDEKEIADVVELYLQNEYHVLKFYTGQEALECIEKTNVDLAILDVMLPDIDGFTILRKIREKYTFPVIMLTAKTEYRDKITGLTMGADDYIPKPFNPLELVARVKAQMRRYTQYNDGKKSDSENIIDFAGLLLNKESHECIYNEQSLPLTPTEFEILWILCENRGKVISSQRLFEEVWHEEYLKNSNNTVMVHIRHLREKLSKPTGKSDLIKTVWGVGYKIEE, from the coding sequence ATGAATATTTTAGTTGTAGATGATGAAAAAGAAATTGCGGATGTCGTAGAATTATATCTGCAAAATGAATACCATGTTTTGAAATTTTACACAGGGCAGGAAGCATTGGAATGTATTGAGAAGACAAATGTGGATCTGGCGATCCTGGATGTGATGCTGCCGGATATTGACGGTTTCACGATTCTGAGAAAGATCCGTGAGAAATACACATTTCCGGTGATTATGTTGACCGCGAAGACGGAGTACCGGGACAAGATCACCGGGCTTACGATGGGGGCTGACGACTATATTCCGAAACCATTCAACCCGCTGGAGCTGGTAGCGAGAGTGAAAGCACAGATGCGCAGATACACGCAGTACAACGATGGTAAGAAAAGTGATTCTGAGAATATCATTGATTTTGCAGGACTCTTGTTAAATAAAGAATCCCATGAATGCATCTATAATGAGCAGTCTCTTCCGCTGACACCGACGGAATTTGAGATTCTGTGGATTCTTTGTGAGAATCGCGGAAAGGTGATCAGCTCACAAAGATTATTTGAAGAGGTCTGGCATGAAGAGTATCTGAAGAACAGCAACAATACGGTGATGGTACATATCCGGCATCTGCGTGAGAAATTGAGTAAACCGACTGGAAAATCAGATCTTATCAAGACTGTCTGGGGAGTGGGATACAAAATTGAAGAATAA